From Rubripirellula reticaptiva, the proteins below share one genomic window:
- a CDS encoding DUF1570 domain-containing protein produces the protein MASMMTLELAAAVETIRFHDGDVERTVVGELMVEAQNGDVMVRADDGRIWTVEIDTLIDRKSDDVKLVPIDADQAAQRLHDELGDEFAIYRTQNYAILYNGSDQHARQVGSLFEKLYRGFFTFWKNQRWNLPEPRFPLVAVVLRDHSSFLDHAGKEIGERAKTVIGYYNFETNQMTTFNVPNWERNVATIIHEATHQLAYNCGLQTRFADNPMWVSEGLATFFETPDMKSPGTWRSIGAVNPVKLSHWRIYERSRPAESLATLLADDVRYLNTSTATQAYAEGWALTYFLITTKRKEYIDYLKTLSEGKPAVVRPPRERIKMFEDAFGMTLVDLDKAFVKFMRRVRL, from the coding sequence ATGGCTTCGATGATGACATTAGAACTTGCCGCCGCAGTTGAGACGATTCGATTCCACGACGGCGACGTCGAACGAACGGTTGTTGGCGAACTGATGGTCGAGGCTCAAAACGGCGATGTCATGGTCCGGGCCGACGATGGGCGAATCTGGACCGTCGAGATCGATACGTTGATTGACCGAAAATCGGACGACGTCAAACTGGTGCCGATTGATGCTGACCAAGCGGCCCAACGATTGCACGACGAACTTGGCGACGAATTTGCAATCTATCGTACTCAAAACTACGCCATTCTTTACAACGGCAGCGATCAGCACGCGCGGCAAGTTGGCAGTTTGTTCGAAAAGCTGTACCGCGGCTTCTTTACATTTTGGAAAAACCAACGTTGGAACTTGCCGGAGCCTCGCTTTCCGTTGGTCGCCGTTGTGCTAAGGGATCACAGCTCGTTCCTAGATCACGCTGGCAAAGAAATCGGCGAACGAGCCAAGACGGTGATTGGCTACTACAACTTTGAGACCAACCAGATGACGACGTTCAATGTTCCCAATTGGGAACGAAACGTCGCGACGATCATTCACGAAGCGACTCACCAGTTGGCCTACAACTGTGGATTACAAACACGCTTTGCGGACAATCCGATGTGGGTTAGCGAAGGGCTGGCGACGTTTTTTGAAACTCCAGACATGAAGAGTCCTGGAACATGGCGATCGATCGGTGCCGTCAATCCAGTCAAGCTATCGCATTGGCGAATCTACGAACGATCGCGTCCGGCGGAATCGCTGGCAACCTTGTTGGCAGACGACGTTCGTTACCTGAACACTTCGACGGCAACTCAGGCGTACGCCGAGGGGTGGGCACTAACGTACTTTCTGATCACGACGAAACGCAAAGAGTACATCGATTATTTGAAGACACTCAGCGAAGGCAAGCCGGCCGTTGTGCGGCCGCCGCGAGAACGAATCAAAATGTTCGAAGACGCGTTTGGAATGACGCTTGTCGACCTGGACAAGGCATTCGTAAAGTTCATGCGTCGTGTTCGACTATAA
- a CDS encoding ABC transporter permease, protein MGWFAPLMLTLQLMVASVTIAAIIGIVGAWAGSSLQAGGIWSRRLAALFFAAMLTAAVIPMILHAAAWEATAGKFGWWMLTQTGSRTDETGVYGFFAGLFASAWIHGIVGAALVVIATWSGLNRVSPSLVAQSRLDYGPLGAFAKVHFPIAAPWWIAALVATAVIAATEMTVVDLYGYRTIADQFYLFFAMDPTIGSVMITCIVPLTIAAIFMVYALVSRRRLDVGRFRTIEETIDVEPLPAAGIAIAALAAICVMATVVAVPLTGLIIKSGQAVSVVGDNVVLRWSLSLMLTRLIDAPVVFASEYQWTAILGALTATVSVFVAWPVAAWTRTRSGALMFADAISIAMVCVPGPIVGLVVVYGFQLDFPIMRTLYQQTLLPTVVALMMRSVPVAYWVLRSGYRGVDQTIFDAASMEMGWLKRGWSIDRPLLVRPMIAAWIGTAVVSSGDVPAMLPVIPAGVSTVGVRLFGLLHSGARYQESSLAIIYVLAVVLIALACFRRNHR, encoded by the coding sequence TTGGGTTGGTTCGCTCCCCTGATGTTGACGCTGCAATTGATGGTCGCATCGGTGACGATCGCAGCGATTATCGGCATTGTAGGTGCCTGGGCCGGATCTAGCTTGCAGGCGGGCGGCATTTGGTCTCGTCGCTTAGCTGCGTTGTTTTTCGCGGCAATGTTGACTGCCGCGGTGATCCCCATGATTTTGCATGCCGCAGCGTGGGAGGCCACAGCCGGAAAGTTCGGCTGGTGGATGCTAACGCAAACGGGTTCGCGAACGGACGAAACTGGGGTTTACGGATTTTTCGCGGGGCTCTTTGCGTCCGCCTGGATCCACGGCATCGTTGGTGCAGCCCTCGTCGTGATTGCCACGTGGTCCGGCTTGAATCGTGTATCCCCCTCGCTGGTCGCACAAAGCCGCCTGGACTATGGACCGCTAGGTGCGTTCGCCAAGGTCCATTTTCCAATCGCTGCGCCTTGGTGGATCGCCGCATTGGTCGCAACCGCAGTCATAGCAGCCACGGAAATGACCGTTGTCGATTTGTACGGCTATCGAACCATTGCCGATCAATTCTATCTCTTCTTTGCGATGGATCCGACGATAGGCTCCGTCATGATCACCTGCATCGTTCCCTTAACTATCGCCGCCATTTTCATGGTCTACGCTTTGGTGTCGCGTCGTCGTTTGGATGTTGGTCGCTTTCGCACGATCGAAGAAACCATTGATGTGGAACCGTTGCCTGCCGCCGGAATCGCAATCGCAGCGCTAGCAGCCATCTGCGTAATGGCAACTGTCGTCGCTGTGCCGCTAACAGGATTGATCATCAAGTCAGGTCAGGCTGTATCTGTCGTTGGCGATAATGTGGTGCTGCGGTGGTCATTAAGTTTGATGCTGACTCGATTGATAGATGCTCCCGTCGTCTTCGCAAGTGAATATCAATGGACTGCGATTCTTGGAGCCCTGACCGCGACAGTTTCCGTGTTCGTCGCCTGGCCTGTCGCCGCATGGACAAGAACGCGGTCCGGCGCGCTGATGTTTGCCGACGCAATTTCAATCGCAATGGTCTGCGTTCCCGGGCCGATTGTTGGATTGGTCGTGGTCTATGGATTTCAACTTGATTTCCCCATCATGCGGACCTTGTATCAACAAACTCTTTTGCCCACAGTCGTGGCGCTAATGATGCGATCGGTGCCCGTTGCCTACTGGGTGCTTCGCAGCGGATACCGAGGTGTTGACCAAACAATTTTTGATGCGGCGTCGATGGAGATGGGCTGGTTGAAGCGGGGCTGGTCGATTGACCGCCCGCTGCTCGTGCGCCCCATGATCGCGGCCTGGATCGGAACCGCGGTGGTTTCATCCGGCGACGTTCCAGCGATGCTGCCGGTGATCCCGGCCGGTGTCTCAACCGTGGGGGTGCGGTTGTTTGGGCTATTGCACAGCGGAGCGAGATATCAAGAATCATCCCTCGCCATCATCTACGTTTTGGCCGTTGTATTGATTGCCTTGGCTTGCTTTCGACGTAACCACCGTTGA
- a CDS encoding carboxypeptidase-like regulatory domain-containing protein: MNIRSFSAFAGLLGCCVFLGAASAEDEAPSSANVVQTNQAATPETILRLPADNVAYFSESREISIQLDLLSAFKNDSAELESVDVRLIRPDGKASALNPDSDGLVTINNVETGMHVLVALGERSHGTMLFYFDKKSDGSDVDALALKSKPLPVKMTMLKIKSQELGPAIDRVRSLQGKSFEVGDLVQRGERFNYRVTLGDNNTLRGRVVPINTDNINLLGGVNVSIFYNGTEVGNTVTDKQGYFQIARVRSGVHGLVASGSMGYTAFAFEASDATDIAMTSANGETFVSADASDADLLPVVLVPPPMMRPVVTSIVGSYGNLEKSAPEPTVDSASDMVGGPIGPVGGGFTPPVGNAPMNGGGFSGGGGGSSFGGGFSGGGGLAGIGAVGALIATSNDDNSAITTPTAASPSIPTN; this comes from the coding sequence ATGAATATTAGGTCCTTTTCTGCTTTCGCAGGCCTGCTAGGTTGCTGCGTATTTTTGGGTGCTGCCAGTGCCGAGGACGAGGCACCCTCGTCAGCGAATGTTGTGCAAACAAACCAGGCTGCCACGCCAGAAACGATCCTTCGGTTGCCAGCGGATAATGTTGCGTACTTTTCCGAGTCGCGAGAGATCAGCATTCAGCTTGATCTTTTGTCGGCTTTCAAGAACGATTCGGCCGAGCTTGAATCGGTGGACGTTCGATTGATTCGTCCAGACGGCAAGGCTTCGGCACTGAATCCGGACTCCGATGGCCTTGTCACGATCAACAATGTCGAAACCGGAATGCACGTGCTGGTCGCGTTAGGCGAACGCAGTCACGGCACCATGCTGTTCTACTTTGATAAGAAGTCCGATGGCAGTGACGTCGATGCGCTGGCTTTGAAGTCGAAGCCGCTTCCCGTCAAAATGACCATGCTGAAAATCAAAAGTCAAGAACTGGGGCCTGCAATTGATCGCGTTCGATCGCTACAAGGCAAGTCCTTTGAAGTCGGCGATTTGGTGCAACGCGGCGAGCGTTTCAACTATCGCGTGACCTTGGGCGACAATAATACGTTGCGAGGCCGTGTGGTTCCGATCAATACGGACAACATTAACCTGTTGGGCGGCGTGAACGTGTCGATTTTCTATAACGGAACTGAAGTTGGAAACACCGTCACAGACAAACAAGGGTACTTCCAAATTGCTCGTGTTCGATCTGGAGTTCACGGATTGGTCGCTTCAGGGTCAATGGGGTACACGGCGTTTGCTTTCGAAGCGAGTGATGCGACCGACATCGCGATGACGTCGGCAAATGGCGAGACCTTCGTTTCGGCGGACGCAAGTGATGCCGATCTATTGCCCGTCGTCCTGGTGCCGCCACCGATGATGCGGCCGGTCGTCACGTCGATCGTCGGTTCTTATGGGAACTTGGAAAAGTCCGCACCGGAGCCGACGGTTGACTCAGCAAGCGATATGGTTGGCGGCCCTATCGGACCAGTCGGTGGAGGATTCACACCACCGGTCGGTAACGCACCTATGAATGGTGGTGGTTTTTCGGGCGGCGGTGGTGGTAGCTCGTTTGGCGGTGGATTTTCAGGTGGCGGTGGCTTAGCCGGAATTGGTGCCGTGGGCGCGCTCATCGCGACGTCCAACGACGACAACTCGGCGATCACCACGCCAACAGCTGCGTCGCCTTCGATTCCAACGAATTGA